In one Nitrospira sp. CR1.1 genomic region, the following are encoded:
- a CDS encoding M24 family metallopeptidase — protein MDTSSRFSTQVSRIQQAIRDQPGVDGWLFYDFRHLDPIAYRVLLLDPSIHVTRRWFYWVPAVGTPVKLQHRIEPHVLEGLPGEARLYVSWREQQAALRALLQSAKRIAMQYSPMNAIPYLSRVDAGTLDLLRSLGLEVVTSADLVQQFEAVWDEAQLASHQVAATGLRAIVDEAFGFIGTSLAAGRSLTEYGLQQYILARMHDRGLVTSSPPIAAVNAHSADPHYGPSREGSAPIRPGDLVLIDLWAKQPGPRAVYADITWTGFVGKIAPARQQDIFQIVRQARDAAVAFVQARVRKGTFPFGWEVDDVCRQVIQQAGYGEYFVHRTGHSIGEEVHGNGANIDNLETQDARRLLPGTCFSIEPGIYLPEDFGIRSELDVYLSANDAVVYGQPVQTELVAISHPAT, from the coding sequence ATGGATACCTCCTCACGATTCAGTACCCAGGTCAGCCGTATTCAGCAAGCCATTCGAGATCAACCGGGGGTTGACGGATGGCTCTTCTATGACTTTCGCCATCTCGATCCCATCGCCTATCGCGTGTTGTTGTTAGACCCCTCGATCCATGTGACGCGCCGATGGTTCTACTGGGTTCCGGCGGTGGGGACGCCGGTGAAGTTACAGCATCGCATTGAACCGCATGTCTTGGAAGGGTTGCCGGGCGAGGCGCGACTGTACGTCTCCTGGCGAGAGCAGCAGGCGGCGCTCAGGGCACTTCTTCAATCGGCCAAACGAATTGCCATGCAATACTCGCCGATGAATGCAATTCCCTATCTCTCGCGAGTGGATGCCGGGACGTTGGATCTCCTGCGGAGCTTGGGGCTGGAGGTTGTCACGTCCGCTGATTTGGTTCAACAATTTGAAGCCGTGTGGGATGAGGCGCAGTTGGCCTCGCACCAGGTGGCTGCCACGGGGCTGCGGGCGATTGTGGATGAGGCGTTTGGGTTTATCGGGACTTCTCTGGCGGCCGGTCGTTCGCTCACTGAATATGGCTTGCAACAATATATTCTTGCCCGGATGCATGACCGCGGGCTGGTGACCTCGAGTCCCCCGATTGCCGCTGTCAACGCTCATAGTGCAGATCCTCACTACGGACCGTCTCGCGAGGGCTCTGCTCCTATTCGACCGGGGGATCTGGTCCTGATCGACTTATGGGCGAAGCAACCGGGGCCCCGTGCCGTATACGCAGATATCACGTGGACCGGCTTTGTCGGAAAGATTGCGCCTGCCAGGCAGCAAGACATCTTCCAGATTGTCCGGCAAGCACGGGATGCCGCAGTGGCATTCGTGCAAGCGCGTGTGCGAAAGGGCACATTCCCATTCGGGTGGGAAGTCGACGATGTGTGCCGGCAGGTGATTCAGCAGGCCGGATACGGGGAGTATTTCGTTCATCGGACGGGACATTCGATAGGCGAAGAAGTCCATGGCAATGGCGCGAACATCGACAATCTCGAAACCCAGGATGCCCGCCGACTGTTGCCCGGCACCTGTTTTTCTATTGAACCGGGGATCTATCTTCCGGAAGATTTCGGTATCAGAAGCGAGCTGGATGTGTATCTCTCAGCTAACGACGCGGTAGTGTACGGTCAACCGGTACAAACCGAACTCGTCGCGATTTCCCATCCCGCCACGTGA